The following is a genomic window from Chryseobacterium ginsenosidimutans.
TGTTGCTATTGATAATGTTAACTTAAGCATTCCTACTTGTATTATGCCTTCTGCAATGGCGGTATCTGCTATAGGATCTGCTGCTGCTACATTATCATGGACGGCTCCTTCTCCTGCACCAGGAAATGGATATGAATATTATTTAAGCACGACAAATACAGCTCCTACCTCTGCAACTACAGGTATTGCTAATACGGGAACTTCTGTTACTACTGCATTAACGCCTTCTACTAACTATTATTGGTGGGTACGTTCTATATGTAGTGGCACAGATAAAAGCATCTGGGTAGCAGGACCAAGTTTTGCAACCACTCAGATTCCAGCTACTGTTCCTTATACTCAAAACTTCTCTACAGGTAATGATCTTCAGCTTACAAACGGAACTCAGCCCAACAAATGGTTCTATGGTTCTGTAGCAGGAAACCCGGTGAACGGTCTTTACGTTTCTAATGATAACGGAGTAACTAACGGATATAATACAAGCTCTTCAAGTGTAGTACATGCTTTCAGAGATATTTTAATTCCTGCAGGAACGAGTGATGCTGCTATAGCTTTTGACTGGAAAGGTCAAGGTGAAAGTATATTTGATTATTTAAGAGTTTGGTTGGTGCCAGTAAGTTATGTGCCAACTGCAGGAACTGCCATTACTACGGGATCAGGAAGAATTCAGGTTGGTGGATATTTTAACCTGCAATCTGCTTGGCAGAACTATCTTAATACAGCTTTAAACTTAAGCAGTTTCGCAGGACAAACCATGCGTCTTGTATTTGAATGGACAAATGACGGAAGTGTAGGAACACAGCCTTCTGCCGCCATTGATAATATTAATTTAAGTATTCCTACGTGTAAAGTGCCTTCTAACGTAGCAGTTACCGGAATTGGTACAAATACCGCTACATTAAGCTGGACGGCTCCTACGCCGGCTCCTGTAGGTGGATATCAATATTATATCAGTACTTCGAGTACTCCTCCTACATCTGGAACTGTAGCTACGGGAAGCGCAACCGGTACTTCTGTGAATTTGACAACATTAACACCAAGTACGACTTATTATTTCTGGGTACGTTCAGTATGTGTTGGTCCGGACAGAAGTTTCTGGATAGCGGGACCAAGTTTTTCTACCACTCAGATCCCGGCTACAATTCCTTATATTCAGAACTTTACTGCAGGTAATGATTTAGGATTTACAACAGGAACTCAGGTAAATAAATGGTACTACGGAAGTGCAACAGGTAATACTGGAAGCTCTATTTATATTTCCAATACCAACGGAACTACAAATGAATATAGTCTTAGTTCTACAAGTACTGTTCATGCATTTAGAGATATTGCAGTACCAACAGGAACTACTACAGCTACTTTCTCTTTCGACTGGAAAGCTGATGGTGAAAGCTCTTTCGACTTTTTAAGAGTATGGTTGGTTCCGGCTTCTTTCACGCCTACTGCGGGAACTCAGATTGCTGCGGGAACCGGAAGAATTCAGATCGGAGGAAACTACAATCTACAAGGTACTACATGGCAGACTGTTCTTAACCCTACTTTGAATATCAGTAGCTTTGCAGGTCAGACTATGCGTCTTGTATTTGAATGGAAGAATGACGGAAGTGGAGGGAATCAACCTCCGGCTGCTATTGATAATATTATATTACGTATTTGTAACAATGCGACTCCTACTGTAACGTTAGGAACACCGACACACAACTCAATAGTGTTGAACTGGAATCAGGATATCGGTGGTGCAAATTATACAATAAGATACAGACCTGTTGGTTCTACAACTTGGCAAACTGTAAACGTTGCAGCAGCAGCTTATCCTGCAACAACTAATACAACTACATTAACAGGGCTTTTATCTGCTACTCAGTATGAAGTAGAGGTTGCTGCGATCTGTAATACTAATACAGGAGTTTATTCACATGCTACATTTGTTACAAGATGTGATCCTACACCTCCAAATGTTATAGTAAGTAATATTACTACAACTTCAGCTTTAATTACTTGGTCGCCTCTTGCTGCCAGTTCATCTTATTATTTAAGATATAGAATTGTAGGAAGTGGTGCTTCAGGATGGAATACACCTAATATTACATTACCGGCAGCTCCTACCAATACATATACATTGAGCGGATTAAATGTGTATACTACATATGAAGTTCAGATTGCAAATAAATGTGATAATGAAACTACATTAAACACATGGTCTAACCCTAAAGTATTTACTACTGAAAGAACTTGTGATATTGCTCCTCCGGGATTAACGATTACAAATATTACTCCGACTACTGCTATTGTAACTTGGGATCCGTTTCCTGGTGCGACTTATATCTTAAGATATAGAAAAGTAGGTATTCCGAGCTGGACACCAATTCCTACTGCAACGAATACTGTTACATTAACAGGTTTAATAGAGCTTACTCAGTATGAAATGGAGGTAGCAAATGTATGTAGCGGAACTCCGGGAAGTTATACACAGCCGTATTTATTTACTACGCCTACTATAACGTACTGCCAAATGCATTCTACAACTTCAACTTCTGAATATATTTCAAAAGTGACAGTTACTCCAAACGGTAAGCCTGAAATGGCGAATACTTCCAATGCATCAAACTATACAGATTATACAGGTGTTACTTTGAAATTTATCGAATTAATCCAAGGTTCTACAAACAATAAGATCACTATCGAGAAGAAATTATCAGGTAGTACAAACGCCGGTGTTGCTGTCTGGATCGACTTCAACAGAAACGGATATTTTGATATTGACGAAAGAGTATTGGTTTCAGGACCAAATAATGACCAAACGGTAAGTGCAACTTTCTCTGTACCGGCAGATGCATTCATCAGTATGACAGACTTTAAGTATGTTGTAATGAGAGTGGCAATGCAGAAAGACGGTATTCCTGTGAACTGTACAAACTTCCCGAATGGAGAAGTGGAAGATTATACAGTGAGAATTTCTAAACCGATTGTTCCGAATCCTATTAATCAAACTGAAATATTGATTTATCCTAATCCGGTAAAAACAGTATTGAACGTTAAGAACGTTAGCAAAAGAGCTAATTATAAGATTTATAACTCTGCAGGACAGATTGTATCATCAGGAATTATCTTAAATAACAACATTGATGTACATGCATTAATTAATGGAATTTATGTAATTGATATTGATGATTCTCAAGGTACTGCTCAAAAGAAGTTTATCAAAGAATAATAATTAATTGATAATTGTAAAAAATAAGCTCTCAAAAATGGAGCTTATTTTTATTTAAAGACTTTAACAATTATTATATTTTAAAATAAATAGTTTTTCAGACTTCTATAAAGTTATATTGAAGGAAGGTATTGAAGATTAATAACTATCGAAATATTTTTTACTTATCATGCTTTTAAAGCTTTTTTAATCTATGATAAAATTTGTTAATTGATTCAGTTAATATTGCTGATAGATGCATACAAAGAAGGTATTTTATATATTTGCAGTCACTCATGTTTAATTTGAGTTTTCATGGTTATTAGTTTTTAATCCTCGTAGCAATACGGGGATTTTTTATTTATGATTAGGATCATGATTTATTGGCAGAAAAACTTGTAGTTTTAACATAGTAATAACATATGTTATTCTCAGTAAGTTTGGCCTCTCGTTATGGGAGGCTTTATTATATTATGAGGACGATCTCATATAATTATTGAGGAGGTTTGAGTTTGATTACAAATCAGAATGAAAACAATAAAAAAACCTCCAATCAAAAGATCAGAGGTTTGGAGGTGCCTAGCGGATTCGAACCGCTGTAGATGGTGTTGCAGACCACTGCCTAGCCACTCGGCCAAAGCACCGTTTTTACCATTTTTAGGTGTGCAAATATAGCAAAATATATTATTTAACAAAAATTTTCACGCAATTTCTTTCGCTCCAATGCTTTCTATTTCGCTTTTTGACTGTGTTTCAGTCTTATAATTTTTAATATTAATTACTCTTGTATCGCTCCAGCTATCATGCCATCCGTTTTCTCCGAAAAAAGATAGAGTATCGAAGGGTACAATTCTTGAGATATTCCGTAGAAAATAATCTTGAAAGCTAGGCTCAGTACCGTCTGTAGAAATTACCTTGCTCCCCGTAATATATTTGCCAACTGTTCTGCCTTTGGTAAAATATTCCATCAAGATGAGATATAGAAGATAAACTGTCGTTGTAATGATGATATCCATAAATTTGCTCACAGCCGAAAGTTTTTCAGCGAGAATAATAAAATATTCAATTCCAAATAGCTCATATGTTAACGAAGAGAAAAATCCGAAAGCGGCAAAAAGTACGAAAACTACAATTCTGTCGATGACTAGATGCGCAAATCTGATCCATAGATTTGTTTTATTATTTTCTACTACTCTTAATAGTTTTTTCATAATTTGTGGTTTATTAGTTATTTAAATTCCGTTTAATATTAGTTTTAAAATTGCATTCGTGTCAATAACGGCGGTAATTCCGGAAGGATTTAATAGAATAGTGGCTGGTTTAAGATTAAAAACTTTTCCACTCATTTTTAGCCCTTTATAATATTCTTTATTGAAGGATTCTTCTATACTTTTTTTAGAATTATTTTCGAGATCCTGCGTAGGAATTCCGTATTCGTCTTCAATCATCTTTACGATTTTCCCTTTGAATAAAAGAGTAGCTGTTTTTTGCAGAAAATTTGAAGTTTTTAAATTAAACTTCGTATTCGAAAGAACAATTTTCTTTTTCGTTTCGTTATAAACCGGAATTCCTGAAATAAAAGCTTTTCCGTTGATATAACCTTCCGTTTCAGCTTCAATCATGATTCGGTCATCAATGCCATAAACTTTTATATCTTTGATTTTTACCGAAGAGCCTCTTACATCATATTCTTTATTTAAGAACATATTCCGTGCTATATTTGTGGCTTCAGTGAACGGAATATTTGCCGTAGTCTGCAATAGGAATTTATCGGTCAACAGTGGTATAAAATTAAAGTTCGATGCCGATTTTACAGGTTGCGAAGCTGCAGGCTTGTTTCCCGTAAAAGTTTCAGAATATACATCGATTCCTAAACTGGTATCAATCTGGTTTGCGTAAAATTTCAAAGGAGTAATATTAACATTAATCGGAGTCACTTTCAGCCATGTATTATACTCTTCCGAAACATTAAAAGGCTGTGAAAAAACATTCCACGCCATAATTGCGTACTGTTGGAAATTCAACTGGGTAGCCATTTGCTGATCGATCGTTTTACAG
Proteins encoded in this region:
- a CDS encoding fibronectin type III domain-containing protein — encoded protein: MKKISTFLVILLCLINFGAVSVAYGQTPATLPYSQDFNTANDFTLQNGTQTNKWFYGAVTGNPGSSLYVSNNNGVANAYDITSTSTVQAYRDFAIPAGATIANFSFDWKAGGESTWDYIRVWVVPATFTPTVGTQIGAGTGRTQLAQLNLQTAWQTYSAPSLNVSSYAGTNMRLVFEWRNDGSGGVQPPVAIDNVNLSIPTCIMPSAMAVSAIGSAAATLSWTAPSPAPGNGYEYYLSTTNTAPTSATTGIANTGTSVTTALTPSTNYYWWVRSICSGTDKSIWVAGPSFATTQIPATVPYTQNFSTGNDLQLTNGTQPNKWFYGSVAGNPVNGLYVSNDNGVTNGYNTSSSSVVHAFRDILIPAGTSDAAIAFDWKGQGESIFDYLRVWLVPVSYVPTAGTAITTGSGRIQVGGYFNLQSAWQNYLNTALNLSSFAGQTMRLVFEWTNDGSVGTQPSAAIDNINLSIPTCKVPSNVAVTGIGTNTATLSWTAPTPAPVGGYQYYISTSSTPPTSGTVATGSATGTSVNLTTLTPSTTYYFWVRSVCVGPDRSFWIAGPSFSTTQIPATIPYIQNFTAGNDLGFTTGTQVNKWYYGSATGNTGSSIYISNTNGTTNEYSLSSTSTVHAFRDIAVPTGTTTATFSFDWKADGESSFDFLRVWLVPASFTPTAGTQIAAGTGRIQIGGNYNLQGTTWQTVLNPTLNISSFAGQTMRLVFEWKNDGSGGNQPPAAIDNIILRICNNATPTVTLGTPTHNSIVLNWNQDIGGANYTIRYRPVGSTTWQTVNVAAAAYPATTNTTTLTGLLSATQYEVEVAAICNTNTGVYSHATFVTRCDPTPPNVIVSNITTTSALITWSPLAASSSYYLRYRIVGSGASGWNTPNITLPAAPTNTYTLSGLNVYTTYEVQIANKCDNETTLNTWSNPKVFTTERTCDIAPPGLTITNITPTTAIVTWDPFPGATYILRYRKVGIPSWTPIPTATNTVTLTGLIELTQYEMEVANVCSGTPGSYTQPYLFTTPTITYCQMHSTTSTSEYISKVTVTPNGKPEMANTSNASNYTDYTGVTLKFIELIQGSTNNKITIEKKLSGSTNAGVAVWIDFNRNGYFDIDERVLVSGPNNDQTVSATFSVPADAFISMTDFKYVVMRVAMQKDGIPVNCTNFPNGEVEDYTVRISKPIVPNPINQTEILIYPNPVKTVLNVKNVSKRANYKIYNSAGQIVSSGIILNNNIDVHALINGIYVIDIDDSQGTAQKKFIKE
- a CDS encoding RDD family protein produces the protein MKKLLRVVENNKTNLWIRFAHLVIDRIVVFVLFAAFGFFSSLTYELFGIEYFIILAEKLSAVSKFMDIIITTTVYLLYLILMEYFTKGRTVGKYITGSKVISTDGTEPSFQDYFLRNISRIVPFDTLSFFGENGWHDSWSDTRVINIKNYKTETQSKSEIESIGAKEIA
- a CDS encoding DUF4403 family protein; translated protein: MKSIKILFLLAAVSIFGQNTPDNQLANYNFPKVKSSITMPVTIPLSEISNMINASVKELIYQDDSYTDNNNDQFKVKVWKTRPIRLVGGTNQNLLIEVPLKIWAEKGIGTLGIYSYQSTTFETVMSFNTTLNLKNNWTISTNTQPNGFRWVTKPVLDYGKIQIPITSLVEKNLKEQQEKFCKTIDQQMATQLNFQQYAIMAWNVFSQPFNVSEEYNTWLKVTPINVNITPLKFYANQIDTSLGIDVYSETFTGNKPAASQPVKSASNFNFIPLLTDKFLLQTTANIPFTEATNIARNMFLNKEYDVRGSSVKIKDIKVYGIDDRIMIEAETEGYINGKAFISGIPVYNETKKKIVLSNTKFNLKTSNFLQKTATLLFKGKIVKMIEDEYGIPTQDLENNSKKSIEESFNKEYYKGLKMSGKVFNLKPATILLNPSGITAVIDTNAILKLILNGI